The window CTTGCGGCCAGTGCACTCCGTGCCGCGAAGGTACGGGCCTGTTGCACCGCATTCTGAACCAGATTGTGGAAGGCAAGGGCCACGACGGCGACGTGGAACTGATGCAGAGCCTCTCTGGCGGCTTTGGCGGCGTGACGATTTGCCCGCTGTCCATTTCGCTCGGTGGCCCGGTTTCAAGCTACACGGCGAAGTTCAGAGCCGACTTCGATGAATTAATCGCAAAGAACCCCGACCACGCCAAGCCGCGTGTTCAGGATAACTATCGTCCTGGAATTTTCTGGTAATAATATGAGTAACTACTACAACATGCCGAAACTCCCGACCGAGAACAGCCCGAAGGTGGAAATCTTCGTGGACGACAAGCCGGTGATGGTTCCTGGCGATACGAACCTGCTCGAGGCCCTCAAGGCTGTCGGGATTGAAACTCCTCACGTATGTTACCATCCTTACCTGCCGGTATCGGGTAACTGCCGCCAGTGCTTGGTGGAACAGGAAGGCCCCCGCGGCCGCATGCTCGTGATTGCATGCTACACG of the Fibrobacter sp. genome contains:
- a CDS encoding 2Fe-2S iron-sulfur cluster-binding protein; its protein translation is MSNYYNMPKLPTENSPKVEIFVDDKPVMVPGDTNLLEALKAVGIETPHVCYHPYLPVSGNCRQCLVEQEGPRGRMLVIACYT